In the Helianthus annuus cultivar XRQ/B chromosome 11, HanXRQr2.0-SUNRISE, whole genome shotgun sequence genome, one interval contains:
- the LOC110888597 gene encoding uncharacterized protein LOC110888597, with product MLKSVDSNNLSFVNDLNPGKDMWNMKARIIRKWNQGYKMDLIFIDEKGAKIQAGTKSHLIPIFDGQLQEDAVVILSKFGVGENKDLYKVVVQPYKINFYRCTTVTPVREWQGVEYGFNFRAYEAILQGEALNALSVDVVGSVVCCGDLEISDRPPKETKKINFDIKDLEMLIKDFISKIPPHEHVMAVIQHGKCKEWKGEYTVQRDKFATQIFLNEEIDEVNELRRRLILKFGQGSGSTSQTVLSSQSVFPLHKEFVTDGVKKHVDEISEIEKVNNERT from the exons ATGTTAAAATCAGTTGACAGTAACAATCTTAGTTTTGTAAACGATTTGAATCCTGGGAAAGATATGTGGAACATGAAAGCGAGAATTATTCGAAAATGGAATCAGGGTTACAAGATGGatctcatcttcattgatgaaaaG GGTGCTAAGATTCAAGCAGGTACTAAGAGTCATCTGATACCTATTTTTGATGGACAGCTTCAAGAAGATGCTGTTGTGATTCTGTCGAAATTTGGTGTTGGTGAgaataaagatttatataaaGTAGTAGTGCAGCCttataaaatcaacttttatAGATGCACAACTGTTACTCCTGTGAGAGAATGGCAAGGTGTTGAATATGGTTTCAACTTCAGAGCTTATGAAGCTATTCTTCAAGGAGAGGCGTTAAACGCTTTGAGTGTTG ATGTTGTTGGATCTGTGGTTTGTTGTGGAGATCTTGAAATCTCTGATCGACCTCCAAAGGAGACTAAGAAGATCAATTTCGATATTAAAGACTTGGA aaTGTTG ATTAAGGACTTCATTTCTAAAATCCCACCTCATGAGCATGTGATGGCTGTTATACAGCATGGAAAGTGTAAGGAATGGAAAG GTGAATATACTGTTCAAAGAGATAAGTTTGCAACACAGATTTTTCTGaatgaagaaattgatgaagTTAATGAGCTAAGGAGGAG GCTTATACTGAAGTTTGGACAAGGGAGTGGTTCTACTTCTCAAACAGTACTATCGTCTCAGAGTGTTTTTCCATTGCATAAAGAATTTGTAACTGATGGTgtgaagaaacatgttgatgagatTAGTGAGATAGAAAAg GTGAACAATGAAAGAACATGA